A window from Citrus sinensis cultivar Valencia sweet orange chromosome 5, DVS_A1.0, whole genome shotgun sequence encodes these proteins:
- the LOC102625255 gene encoding protein FAR-RED IMPAIRED RESPONSE 1-like isoform X3 → MFTYYKAYGKQKGFPVKRRTSKKGSDGILRYVTFACGRSGTSRSNPSNFSRSQTNAKTGCNAKVGGCLDEDGKWQVRTLILEHNHGLNPGKSMYFRCNRNSSSHVKRQLETNDRAGKKVAKNFNSFVVEAAEHDDVSFLESDHGNYINKIRRLQLGEEDANAIQRYFFKMQAKYEGFFFSMDLDEEGQLKNVFWADPRSRAAYNDFGDIIYFDTTYLTNNYDLPFVPFIGVNHHGQSILLGCGLVSCEDIETFTWLFRTWLSCMSSSAPIGIITDQDKALKKAIEIVFPNTRHRWCLWHIFKKVPEKLGFYQQYHAITYLLHCAVYDSQSPAVFEETWNVMIMKYDLANDEWLSELFDERHRWVPCFVKSSFWAGMSATQRNESVDVVFDGYVDSKTTWKQFVEQYGNVLRSQVEREYQADVKSFYPPLPRVTAFKMEEQIQEVYTMSKFQEFQQELFGKLYCDILKFVGSEYEVGEHVNIEGKGKRITFKVLFEKDDCVVSCSCSRFQFRGILCRHAIQVLMRNDIFLLPEKYILQRWRKDVQRCHSRVKINYDVWNSTTEQVRYEKMCDAFAEVADMAADDVGSYKLVLDWIENVKKELPKKTDCGGSQPTTTGQGSCSNNVGSTTNEAESMHDQVPI, encoded by the coding sequence ATGTTTACATATTACAAAGCCTACGGTAAACAAAAGGGGTTTCCAGTGAAGCGGAGAACTAGTAAGAAAGGAAGTGATGGGATTTTAAGATATGTAACTTTTGCTTGTGGGAGAAGCGGCACTTCAAGAAGCAATCCTAGTAATTTCTCAAGGTCGCAAACTAACGCAAAAACTGGTTGCAATGCTAAAGTTGGAGGATGTCTAGATGAAGATGGAAAATGGCAAGTTCGAACTTTAATCCTTGAACACAACCATGGATTAAATCCTGGCAAGTCCATGTATTTCCGATGCAACCGCAACAGCAGTTCACATGTAAAGAGACAACTTGAAACAAATGATCGAGCAGGGAAAAAAGTTgccaaaaatttcaattcatttgttGTTGAAGCTGCTGAACATGATGATGTCTCATTCTTAGAAAGTGATCATGGTaattatattaacaaaataaggCGGTTGCAGCTTGGGGAAGAAGATGCCAATGCAATTCAacgatatttttttaaaatgcaagCAAAATATGAAGGTTTTTTCTTTAGTATGGACTTAGATGAGGAGGGTCAGCTGAAAAATGTCTTTTGGGCAGATCCAAGGAGTAGGGCAGCTTACAATGATTTTGgagatattatttattttgacacTACATATTTGACAAACAACTATGATTTGCCATTTGTTCCTTTTATAGGAGTTAATCATCATGGTCAGTCTATTTTGTTAGGTTGTGGATTAGTTTCATGTGAGGACATTGAAACATTTACGTGGTTATTTCGAACGTGGCTATCTTGCATGTCCAGTTCTGCACCCATTGGAATAATTACAGACCAAGACAAAGCACTCAAAAAAGCAATTGAGATAGTATTCCCTAATACCAGGCATAGGTGGTGTTTGTGGCACATATTTAAGAAGGTGCCTGAGAAGCTGGGGTTCTATCAACAATATCATGCCATCACTTATTTATTGCATTGTGCTGTTTATGATTCGCAGAGCCCAGCTGTATTTGAAGAAACTTGGAATGTCATGATTATGAAATATGATTTGGCTAATGATGAATGGTTAAGTGAGTTATTTGATGAAAGGCATCGTTGGGTTCCATGTTTTGTGAAAAGTAGTTTTTGGGCGGGAATGTCAGCCACTCAACGTAACGAGAGTGTGGATGTTGTTTTTGATGGGTATGTTGACTCAAAAACGACTTGGAAGCAATTTGTGGAGCAATATGGTAATGTATTAAGAAGTCAAGTTGAAAGAGAATATCAAGCAGATGTAAAGTCTTTTTACCCACCACTTCCACGTGTAACAGCTTTTAAGATGGAGGAGCAAATTCAAGAGGTGTACACCATGTCCAAGTTTCAAGAATTTCAGCAAGAGTTATTTGGAAAGTTGTATTGCGATATACTTAAGTTTGTGGGATCAGAATATGAAGTTGGTGAGCATGTCAACATTGAAGGAAAGGGTAAAAGAATAACTTTCAAAgttctttttgaaaaagatgACTGTGTAGTTAGCTGTAGTTGTTCAAGGTTTCAATTTAGAGGAATTCTATGCAGACATGCCATTCAAGTGCTGATGCGCAATGACATTTTTTTACTTCCAGAGAAGTACATCCTTCAAAGATGGAGGAAAGATGTGCAGAGATGTCATAGTAGAGTGAAAATCAATTATGATGTGTGGAATTCCACTACTGAACAAGTGCGATATGAAAAAATGTGTGATGCTTTTGCTGAAGTTGCTGACATGGCTGCAGATGATGTAGGAAGTTATAAACTtgttttggattggattgagaaTGTGAAAAAGGAGTTGCCAAAGAAAACAGATTGTGGGGGTAGCCAGCCAACTACTACTGGGCAAGGAAGTTGTAGCAACAATGTGGGAAGTACAACAAATGAGGCTGAAAGCATGCATGATCAAGTACCAATCTGA
- the LOC102625255 gene encoding protein FAR-RED IMPAIRED RESPONSE 1-like isoform X1: protein MKDLEKEGLVILKDDGLEGNVDEFENVEDVEKRVDEPAFGISFDSADEMFTYYKAYGKQKGFPVKRRTSKKGSDGILRYVTFACGRSGTSRSNPSNFSRSQTNAKTGCNAKVGGCLDEDGKWQVRTLILEHNHGLNPGKSMYFRCNRNSSSHVKRQLETNDRAGKKVAKNFNSFVVEAAEHDDVSFLESDHGNYINKIRRLQLGEEDANAIQRYFFKMQAKYEGFFFSMDLDEEGQLKNVFWADPRSRAAYNDFGDIIYFDTTYLTNNYDLPFVPFIGVNHHGQSILLGCGLVSCEDIETFTWLFRTWLSCMSSSAPIGIITDQDKALKKAIEIVFPNTRHRWCLWHIFKKVPEKLGFYQQYHAITYLLHCAVYDSQSPAVFEETWNVMIMKYDLANDEWLSELFDERHRWVPCFVKSSFWAGMSATQRNESVDVVFDGYVDSKTTWKQFVEQYGNVLRSQVEREYQADVKSFYPPLPRVTAFKMEEQIQEVYTMSKFQEFQQELFGKLYCDILKFVGSEYEVGEHVNIEGKGKRITFKVLFEKDDCVVSCSCSRFQFRGILCRHAIQVLMRNDIFLLPEKYILQRWRKDVQRCHSRVKINYDVWNSTTEQVRYEKMCDAFAEVADMAADDVGSYKLVLDWIENVKKELPKKTDCGGSQPTTTGQGSCSNNVGSTTNEAESMHDQVPI from the coding sequence ATGAAGGATTTGGAAAAAGAAGGGCTGGTGATATTAAAGGACGATGGTTTAGAGGGAAATGTTGATGAATTTgagaatgttgaagatgtgGAGAAAAGGGTGGATGAGCCAGCGTTCGGGATTTCGTTTGATAGTGCTGATGAAATGTTTACATATTACAAAGCCTACGGTAAACAAAAGGGGTTTCCAGTGAAGCGGAGAACTAGTAAGAAAGGAAGTGATGGGATTTTAAGATATGTAACTTTTGCTTGTGGGAGAAGCGGCACTTCAAGAAGCAATCCTAGTAATTTCTCAAGGTCGCAAACTAACGCAAAAACTGGTTGCAATGCTAAAGTTGGAGGATGTCTAGATGAAGATGGAAAATGGCAAGTTCGAACTTTAATCCTTGAACACAACCATGGATTAAATCCTGGCAAGTCCATGTATTTCCGATGCAACCGCAACAGCAGTTCACATGTAAAGAGACAACTTGAAACAAATGATCGAGCAGGGAAAAAAGTTgccaaaaatttcaattcatttgttGTTGAAGCTGCTGAACATGATGATGTCTCATTCTTAGAAAGTGATCATGGTaattatattaacaaaataaggCGGTTGCAGCTTGGGGAAGAAGATGCCAATGCAATTCAacgatatttttttaaaatgcaagCAAAATATGAAGGTTTTTTCTTTAGTATGGACTTAGATGAGGAGGGTCAGCTGAAAAATGTCTTTTGGGCAGATCCAAGGAGTAGGGCAGCTTACAATGATTTTGgagatattatttattttgacacTACATATTTGACAAACAACTATGATTTGCCATTTGTTCCTTTTATAGGAGTTAATCATCATGGTCAGTCTATTTTGTTAGGTTGTGGATTAGTTTCATGTGAGGACATTGAAACATTTACGTGGTTATTTCGAACGTGGCTATCTTGCATGTCCAGTTCTGCACCCATTGGAATAATTACAGACCAAGACAAAGCACTCAAAAAAGCAATTGAGATAGTATTCCCTAATACCAGGCATAGGTGGTGTTTGTGGCACATATTTAAGAAGGTGCCTGAGAAGCTGGGGTTCTATCAACAATATCATGCCATCACTTATTTATTGCATTGTGCTGTTTATGATTCGCAGAGCCCAGCTGTATTTGAAGAAACTTGGAATGTCATGATTATGAAATATGATTTGGCTAATGATGAATGGTTAAGTGAGTTATTTGATGAAAGGCATCGTTGGGTTCCATGTTTTGTGAAAAGTAGTTTTTGGGCGGGAATGTCAGCCACTCAACGTAACGAGAGTGTGGATGTTGTTTTTGATGGGTATGTTGACTCAAAAACGACTTGGAAGCAATTTGTGGAGCAATATGGTAATGTATTAAGAAGTCAAGTTGAAAGAGAATATCAAGCAGATGTAAAGTCTTTTTACCCACCACTTCCACGTGTAACAGCTTTTAAGATGGAGGAGCAAATTCAAGAGGTGTACACCATGTCCAAGTTTCAAGAATTTCAGCAAGAGTTATTTGGAAAGTTGTATTGCGATATACTTAAGTTTGTGGGATCAGAATATGAAGTTGGTGAGCATGTCAACATTGAAGGAAAGGGTAAAAGAATAACTTTCAAAgttctttttgaaaaagatgACTGTGTAGTTAGCTGTAGTTGTTCAAGGTTTCAATTTAGAGGAATTCTATGCAGACATGCCATTCAAGTGCTGATGCGCAATGACATTTTTTTACTTCCAGAGAAGTACATCCTTCAAAGATGGAGGAAAGATGTGCAGAGATGTCATAGTAGAGTGAAAATCAATTATGATGTGTGGAATTCCACTACTGAACAAGTGCGATATGAAAAAATGTGTGATGCTTTTGCTGAAGTTGCTGACATGGCTGCAGATGATGTAGGAAGTTATAAACTtgttttggattggattgagaaTGTGAAAAAGGAGTTGCCAAAGAAAACAGATTGTGGGGGTAGCCAGCCAACTACTACTGGGCAAGGAAGTTGTAGCAACAATGTGGGAAGTACAACAAATGAGGCTGAAAGCATGCATGATCAAGTACCAATCTGA
- the LOC102625255 gene encoding protein FAR-RED IMPAIRED RESPONSE 1-like isoform X2, translated as MKDLEKEGLVILKDDGLEGNVDEFENVEDVEKRVDEPAFGISFDSADEMFTYYKAYGKQKGFPVKRRTSKKGSDGILRYVTFACGRSGTSRSNPSNFSRSQTNAKTGCNAKVGGCLDEDGKWQVRTLILEHNHGLNPGKSMYFRCNRNSSSHVKRQLETNDRAGKKVAKNFNSFVVEAAEHDDVSFLESDHGNYINKIRRLQLGEEDANAIQRYFFKMQAKYEGFFFSMDLDEEGQLKNVFWADPRSRAAYNDFGDIIYFDTTYLTNNYDLPFVPFIGVNHHGQSILLGCGLVSCEDIETFTWLFRTWLSCMSSSAPIGIITDQDKALKKAIEIVFPNTRHRWCLWHIFKKVPEKLGFYQQYHAITYLLHCAVYDSQSPAVFEETWNVMIMKYDLANDEWLSELFDERHRWVPCFVKSSFWAGMSATQRNESVDVVFDGYVDSKTTWKQFVEQYGNVLRSQVEREYQADVKSFYPPLPRVTAFKMEEQIQEVYTMSKFQEFQQELFGKLYCDILKFVGSEYEVGEHVNIEGKEKYILQRWRKDVQRCHSRVKINYDVWNSTTEQVRYEKMCDAFAEVADMAADDVGSYKLVLDWIENVKKELPKKTDCGGSQPTTTGQGSCSNNVGSTTNEAESMHDQVPI; from the exons ATGAAGGATTTGGAAAAAGAAGGGCTGGTGATATTAAAGGACGATGGTTTAGAGGGAAATGTTGATGAATTTgagaatgttgaagatgtgGAGAAAAGGGTGGATGAGCCAGCGTTCGGGATTTCGTTTGATAGTGCTGATGAAATGTTTACATATTACAAAGCCTACGGTAAACAAAAGGGGTTTCCAGTGAAGCGGAGAACTAGTAAGAAAGGAAGTGATGGGATTTTAAGATATGTAACTTTTGCTTGTGGGAGAAGCGGCACTTCAAGAAGCAATCCTAGTAATTTCTCAAGGTCGCAAACTAACGCAAAAACTGGTTGCAATGCTAAAGTTGGAGGATGTCTAGATGAAGATGGAAAATGGCAAGTTCGAACTTTAATCCTTGAACACAACCATGGATTAAATCCTGGCAAGTCCATGTATTTCCGATGCAACCGCAACAGCAGTTCACATGTAAAGAGACAACTTGAAACAAATGATCGAGCAGGGAAAAAAGTTgccaaaaatttcaattcatttgttGTTGAAGCTGCTGAACATGATGATGTCTCATTCTTAGAAAGTGATCATGGTaattatattaacaaaataaggCGGTTGCAGCTTGGGGAAGAAGATGCCAATGCAATTCAacgatatttttttaaaatgcaagCAAAATATGAAGGTTTTTTCTTTAGTATGGACTTAGATGAGGAGGGTCAGCTGAAAAATGTCTTTTGGGCAGATCCAAGGAGTAGGGCAGCTTACAATGATTTTGgagatattatttattttgacacTACATATTTGACAAACAACTATGATTTGCCATTTGTTCCTTTTATAGGAGTTAATCATCATGGTCAGTCTATTTTGTTAGGTTGTGGATTAGTTTCATGTGAGGACATTGAAACATTTACGTGGTTATTTCGAACGTGGCTATCTTGCATGTCCAGTTCTGCACCCATTGGAATAATTACAGACCAAGACAAAGCACTCAAAAAAGCAATTGAGATAGTATTCCCTAATACCAGGCATAGGTGGTGTTTGTGGCACATATTTAAGAAGGTGCCTGAGAAGCTGGGGTTCTATCAACAATATCATGCCATCACTTATTTATTGCATTGTGCTGTTTATGATTCGCAGAGCCCAGCTGTATTTGAAGAAACTTGGAATGTCATGATTATGAAATATGATTTGGCTAATGATGAATGGTTAAGTGAGTTATTTGATGAAAGGCATCGTTGGGTTCCATGTTTTGTGAAAAGTAGTTTTTGGGCGGGAATGTCAGCCACTCAACGTAACGAGAGTGTGGATGTTGTTTTTGATGGGTATGTTGACTCAAAAACGACTTGGAAGCAATTTGTGGAGCAATATGGTAATGTATTAAGAAGTCAAGTTGAAAGAGAATATCAAGCAGATGTAAAGTCTTTTTACCCACCACTTCCACGTGTAACAGCTTTTAAGATGGAGGAGCAAATTCAAGAGGTGTACACCATGTCCAAGTTTCAAGAATTTCAGCAAGAGTTATTTGGAAAGTTGTATTGCGATATACTTAAGTTTGTGGGATCAGAATATGAAGTTGGTGAGCATGTCAACATTGAAGGAAAGG AGAAGTACATCCTTCAAAGATGGAGGAAAGATGTGCAGAGATGTCATAGTAGAGTGAAAATCAATTATGATGTGTGGAATTCCACTACTGAACAAGTGCGATATGAAAAAATGTGTGATGCTTTTGCTGAAGTTGCTGACATGGCTGCAGATGATGTAGGAAGTTATAAACTtgttttggattggattgagaaTGTGAAAAAGGAGTTGCCAAAGAAAACAGATTGTGGGGGTAGCCAGCCAACTACTACTGGGCAAGGAAGTTGTAGCAACAATGTGGGAAGTACAACAAATGAGGCTGAAAGCATGCATGATCAAGTACCAATCTGA
- the LOC102625994 gene encoding uncharacterized protein LOC102625994: MVTVCQQCGDKGFYEALIGCEKCQTTAVHIYCLPVLPASFEDDVLWYCEDCEPKVAKPSTIVNPSSVLGGRCDSDSENLEIVQATQSNLRLKKNAVDRLSKNERKRNDSGSLAKAEVQKSGNSSSYLLQVHHSNNHEKDKKCGRRGELDGRSIYAEAESVKTKTSLATGGDSNSNPQYSRELLCNESDKNYEKLGRQIGLDGSSFNDEAESFRTRTSQVVTNDPPYTRECSSNAHKVVVIEVHSMGNDKKGYQFRRQRELVKNSSDTGTKSLKNSLVTTSHSFSIPKHSSNVSEKSIFEVQFKEDAVKDLSPIRWSGLNGGSSTEESESSKKETSLIASSRPSNIPEHCFVPAQPIIEPIWKGNLRLSSDKYSSIEGLVAHLSTSACSKVFQEAKLLPQLLCPELLPRSNAWPKSFHKWGPSDDNIALYLFPNNERSEKVYDSLVHDMISHDVALRAVVKNAALLLFTSNLLPFQFWRFQSKFYLWGVFRAKQASQSQTLAVDSVNAISISKPNGLVKALTQYPQSPASPLSNSGSHGSGSVHSCQSML, encoded by the exons ATG GTGACTGTTTGTCAGCAATGTGGCGACAAAGGATTCTATGAGGCTTTGATCGGCTGTGAGAAGTGTCAGACCACTGCTGTACATAT CTATTGCTTACCTGTATTGCCTGCATCTTTTGAAGATGATGTGCTTTGGTATTGTGAGGATTGTGAACCAAAGGTTGCAAAACCATCGACTATTGTCAACCCTAGCTCTGTCTTGGGCGGGAGATGTGATTCTGATTCAGAAAACTTAGAAATTGTCCAAGCAACCCAATCTAATTTAAGATTGAAGAAGAATGCTGTCGACAGATTGAGCAAGAATGAGAGGAAAAGAAATGACAGTGGCTCGTTGGCTAAAGCAGAGGTGCAGAAATCTGGAAATAGCTCCTCATATCTTCTTCAAGTGCATCACAGTAACAATCatgaaaaagataagaaatgtGGGAGACGGGGAGAACTGGATGGGAGAAGCATTTATGCAGAAGCTGAATCAGTTAAAACAAAAACCTCTCTGGCTACTGGTGGTGACTCCAATAGTAACCCACAATACAGTCGTGAGTTGCTTTGCAATGAAAGTGATAAAAACTATGAGAAGCTTGGAAGGCAGATTGGGTTAGATGGGAGCAGCTTTAACGATGAGGCTGAATCCTTTAGAACTAGAACCTCCCAAGTAGTAACCAATGACCCTCCATATACCCGTGAATGCAGTTCTAACGCCCATAAAGTGGTTGTTATCGAGGTGCATTCTATGGGGAATGATAAAAAGGGATATCAATTCAGAAGACAGAGGGAACTGGTTAAGAACAGCTCTGATACAGGGACGAAATCGTTGAAAAACTCTCTGGTTACTACTAGTCACTCTTTTAGTATCCCAAAACACAGTTCTAATGTCTctgaaaaatcaatttttgagGTGCAATTCAAGGAGGATGCTGTAAAAGATTTGAGTCCTATAAGATGGAGTGGTTTGAACGGGGGCAGCTCTACTGAAGAGTCTGAATCTTCCAAAAAAGAAACCTCTTTGATAGCCTCCAGCCGGCCTTCAAATATCCCTGAACACTGTTTTGTCCCTGCACAGCCGATAATTGAACCAATTTGGAA AGGGAATTTGCGCCTTAGCAGTGATAAGTACAGTTCTATTGAAGGGCTCGTAGCCCATTTGTCTACCTCAGCATGCTCTAAAGTGTTTCAGGAGGCAAAACTGTTACCACAATTGCTCTGCCCTGAATTACTTCCGAGGTCTAATGCATGGCCGAAAAGTTTCCACAAATGGGGGCCAAGTGATGACAACATTGCTCTTTATTTGTTTCCAAATAATGAGAG ATCTGAAAAGGTTTATGATAGTTTAGTGCATGACATGATCAGCCACGACGTTGCCCTTAGAGCTGTTGTCAAAAATGCCGCACTCTTACTTTTCACTTCTAATTTACTGCCTTTCCAGTTCTGGA GGTTTCAGTCCAAGTTTTATTTATGGGGCGTATTCAGGGCGAAACAAGCTTCACAGAGTCAAACGTTAGCTGTAGATTCAGTGAATGCAATATCAATATCTAAGCCAAATGGCCTTGTGAAAGCCTTGACCCAGTATCCACAGAGCCCTGCAAGTCCTTTGAGTAATAGTGGTAGTCATGGATCTGGATCTGTACATTCTTGCCAATCCATGTTATGA
- the LOC102631134 gene encoding L-type lectin-domain containing receptor kinase S.6: MHSSSFFLFWVTFLLLFNFTFPSHFLPPNNVTLYGDANFQNNAISLTQQVTCISSSSSSSSSSSSSGIGRALYVYPIRFLDPKTNTTASFSCRFSFSIIPSPLCAFGDGFAFLITSNADSFGNDNGYMGLPGPVLSPQDSFFAVEFDTSFDPSLGDINGNHIGIDISSVISFVSVDALSRGIDLKSGRHITTWIEYRDSLKLIRVWAGYSQIRPPSPLIIAQIDLSKQFKDYMHVGFSAANGQGSAIYTVDRWRFKTFESYPSGNPIDVIDEGDCLMCYPEDAGYNSSYSDVDKRKAKIAETALEVGGLVTFVFTVVAIVGIISCFLIKKKRHDGRSKEEHVCTVQRVPMRLALTDIKQATLGFNKNRIVGEGASATVYKGSLPSGGAVAVKRFEKPNRVECARNPFTTEFATMAGCLRHKNLVQLQGWCCEGNELVLVYEYLPNGSLDKILHNNSSSSIVLSWEKRLNIVLGVASALSYLHEECERQIIHRDVKACNILLDAEFNAKLGDFGLAEVYEHSCLAREATIPAGTMGYLAPEYVYSGVPSEKTDVYSFGVVALEVAAGKRPVDNDGCVIVDWVWNLRKKGKLLDAADFRLRGKFNRKEMERMLMVGLSCVHPNHEKRPSVKEAARILKGEAPLPLLPVKKPTVNIRSVFPEASELIDSGGDHSPGFDDSLWMTPRSRFS; this comes from the coding sequence AtgcattcttcttctttctttctcttctggGTCACTTTCCTTTTACTTTTCAACTTCACTTTTCCCTCACATTTCTTACCTCCAAACAATGTCACTCTCTATGGCGATGCCAACTTTCAGAACAATGCCATTAGCCTCACTCAACAAGTCACCTgcatctcttcttcttcttcttcttcttcatcttcatcatcttctggCATTGGAAGAGCTCTCTATGTATATCCTATTAGGTTTCTTGATCCGAAAACTAACACCACAGCATCTTTTTCTTGTCGCTTTTCTTTCTCCATCATCCCTTCTCCATTGTGTGCTTTTGGAGATGGTTTTGCTTTCTTGATCACTTCCAATGCTGATTCTTTTGGCAATGATAATGGTTATATGGGGCTTCCTGGACCTGTTTTAAGCCCCCAAGATTCTTTCTTTGCTGTTGAATTTGACACTAGTTTTGATCCTTCACTTGGGGACATCAATGGTAATCACATTGGCATTGATATTAGCTCAGTTATATCTTTTGTTTCTGTTGATGCTTTGTCAAGAGGCATTGATCTTAAAAGTGGGCGGCATATTACAACTTGGATTGAGTACAGAGATTCATTGAAATTGATCAGGGTTTGGGCTGGTTACTCACAGATTAGGCCTCCAAGTCCATTGATTATTGCTCAGATTGATCTCTCCAAGCAATTCAAAGATTATATGCATGTTGGTTTTTCTGCTGCAAATGGTCAAGGCTCAGCAATTTATACTGTTGACCGTTGGAGATTCAAGACTTTTGAATCTTACCCTTCAGGGAATCCTATAGATGTGATTGATGAGGGGGATTGCCTCATGTGCTATCCCGAGGATGCAGGGTATAACAGCAGTTACAGTGATgttgataaaagaaaagcaaagatAGCAGAGACGGCTCTTGAAGTTGGAGGACTAGTTACATTTGTCTTCACTGTGGTTGCAATAGTTGGTATAATCAGTTGCTTTCTGATAAAGAAGAAGAGGCATGATGGTAGAAGTAAAGAGGAGCATGTTTGTACAGTTCAGAGAGTACCGATGAGATTAGCTCTTACTGATATAAAACAAGCTACATTGGGGTTTAACAAAAATAGGATAGTTGGAGAAGGTGCTTCGGCAACTGTTTATAAAGGGTCTCTTCCCTCGGGAGGAGCAGTGGCTGTTAAGAGGTTTGAAAAACCTAACCGAGTTGAATGCGCTCGCAATCCTTTTACTACTGAGTTCGCAACAATGGCGGGTTGCTTGAGGCATAAGAACTTGGTTCAGCTCCAAGGATGGTGCTGTGAGGGAAATGAATTAGTCCTGGTTTATGAATACCTTCCCAATGGAAGCCTTGACAAAATCCTTCACAATAATTCCAGTTCTTCGATTGTCCTTTCGTGGGAAAAAAGGTTGAATATTGTTCTTGGTGTTGCTTCTGCTCTTTCTTATCTCCATGAAGAGTGTGAGAGACAGATAATTCATAGAGATGTAAAGGCTTGCAACATCTTGCTCGATGCAGAATTCAATGCTAAGCTTGGAGATTTTGGTTTAGCAGAAGTCTATGAACATAGTTGCCTTGCTAGAGAAGCAACAATACCAGCTGGGACAATGGGATACCTTGCTCCTGAATATGTTTATTCTGGGGTTCCATCAGAGAAAACTGATGTTTACAGCTTTGGAGTTGTGGCACTAGAGGTGGCCGCTGGAAAAAGGCCAGTAGACAATGATGGATGTGTGATCGTTGATTGGGTATGGAATCTGCGGAAAAAAGGGAAGTTACTTGATGCTGCTGATTTTAGGCTGAGAGGGAAGTTTAATAGAAAGGAGATGGAAAGGATGCTCATGGTGGGACTTTCTTGTGTGCATCCGAACCACGAAAAGAGGCCTTCAGTTAAAGAAGCTGCAAGGATTCTGAAAGGCGAAGCACCGCTTCCTCTTTTGCCAGTAAAGAAACCAACAGTCAACATTCGTTCTGTTTTCCCCGAAGCTTCAGAATTAATCGATTCTGGCGGAGATCATAGTCCTGGTTTTGATGATTCGCTGTGGATGACTCCTAGGAGCCGTTTCAGCTAG
- the LOC102626285 gene encoding protein MITOFERRINLIKE 1, chloroplastic, protein MESRLSASLGLPSPDPNHYPLLSESTSLFTHLSTNLLSAQSHKPFKNDAKFASTSLSTESQTKFQPSNWLKPASRNSPKIHSLIKSLSVFERALIGAAAGGIAGAFTYVCLYPLDTIKTKLQTKGASKMYSSTFDAIFKTFQTKGILGFYSGVSAVLVGSTASSAIYFGTCEFGKSFLSKLEIYPSVLIPPTAGAMGNIVSSAIMVPKELITQRMQAGAKGRSWEVLLKILEVDGILGLYAGYSATLLRNLPAGVLSYSSFEYLKAAVLSRTKNANLKPIESVCCGALAGAISASITTPLDVVKTRLMTQVHGEAVNKIAAVMYTGVTATVKQILKEEGWVGLTRGMAPRVVHSACFSAIGYFAFETARLTIMHQYLKKKELAEMDAAPA, encoded by the coding sequence ATGGAATCAAGACTCTCTGCATCTCTGGGACTCCCATCTCCAGACCCAAATCACTATCCACTTCTCTCAGAATCCACTTCCCTCTTCACACACTTGAGCACAAATCTCTTATCAGCACAAAGCCACAAACCCTTTAAAAATGACGCCAAATTTGCCTCGACTTCGCTCTCCACTGAATCCCAAACCAAATTCCAACCATCCAATTGGCTCAAACCCGCTTCGAGAAATAGTCCCAAGATTCACTCTCTAATAAAGAGCCTCTCTGTTTTCGAGCGCGCCCTTATTGGCGCAGCCGCTGGCGGCATTGCTGGTGCGTTCACGTATGTGTGCCTTTACCCGCTTGATACAATCAAGACCAAGCTGCAAACAAAAGGTGCTTCCAAAATGTACTCCAGCACATTTGATGCAATCTTTAAAACCTTTCAAACGAAGGGGATTCTAGGGTTTTACAGCGGTGTTTCGGCGGTTCTTGTGGGTTCTACTGCCTCTTCAGCTATTTATTTTGGGACTTGTGAATTTGGGAAATCGTTTTTGTCAAAATTGGAGATATACCCATCTGTGCTCATCCCTCCTACTGCTGGTGCTATGGGCAATATTGTGTCGTCAGCAATAATGGTGCCTAAGGAGTTGATTACTCAAAGGATGCAAGCTGGTGCAAAGGGTAGATCTTGGGAGGTTTTGTTGAAGATTTTGGAGGTAGATGGAATTTTGGGGCTTTATGCTGGGTATTCTGCTACATTGTTAAGGAATTTGCCTGCTGGTGTGTTGAGTTATTCGTCTTTTGAGTACTTAAAAGCTGCGGTATTGAGTAGGACTAAGAATGCAAATTTGAAGCCGATTGAGAGTGTGTGTTGTGGTGCATTGGCTGGTGCTATATCGGCTTCTATTACTACACCACTTGATGTGGTGAAAACTAGGCTGATGACTCAGGTTCATGGAGAGGCGGTGAATAAGATCGCTGCTGTGATGTACACTGGGGTTACAGCGACTGTGAAGCAGATTTTGAAGGAGGAGGGATGGGTTGGATTGACAAGAGGAATGGCACCTAGAGTTGTTCATAGTGCTTGCTTTTCGGCTATAGGATACTTTGCATTTGAAACTGCTAGGCTTACAATCATGCATCAGTatttgaagaagaaggaattggcTGAAATGGATGCTGCTCCTGCTTGA